A single region of the Pseudorhodoplanes sp. genome encodes:
- a CDS encoding DedA family protein: MHYLHESYSWLVPHIAAYGAIAIFVIIYFESFGAPLPGETGVIAAALLASQGELSVVAVYVAVLCAAILGDSTGFLVGHFGGRRLLQTFGPYIKLTPDRLDMLEKKFRKGGLWFVAVARFLPLCRQLNGVIAGSMAMPWHLFLAANATGAFAWTTIYVLGPYFFGHLFHHAAR, from the coding sequence ATGCATTACCTTCACGAAAGCTATTCCTGGCTGGTCCCGCATATCGCCGCCTATGGCGCGATTGCGATCTTCGTTATCATCTATTTCGAATCCTTCGGCGCTCCCCTGCCGGGTGAGACCGGGGTGATCGCGGCAGCGTTGCTCGCCTCCCAGGGCGAATTGTCCGTCGTCGCGGTTTATGTCGCCGTGTTGTGCGCCGCCATCCTCGGTGATTCCACCGGCTTTCTGGTCGGCCATTTCGGTGGCCGCCGCCTGCTGCAGACATTCGGCCCTTACATCAAGCTCACGCCTGACCGTCTCGATATGCTGGAAAAAAAATTCCGCAAGGGCGGTCTCTGGTTTGTTGCGGTGGCGCGCTTTCTGCCGCTCTGCCGCCAGCTCAACGGAGTCATTGCGGGATCGATGGCGATGCCCTGGCATCTGTTTCTCGCCGCCAATGCGACGGGCGCCTTCGCCTGGACCACGATCTACGTGCTGGGCCCGTATTTCTTCGGCCATCTGTTTCACCATGCGGCGCGCTAG